In Mycolicibacter virginiensis, the DNA window GAATCGCGGTGATCGGTACCGGTTCCACCGGTGTGCAGGTGGTCTCCGCCCTGCAGCCCGATGCCGCATCGATCGCCCACTATGTGCGTTCGGCGCAGTGGATCCTGTGGGCGCCCATGTCGCTTCGGCAGGTGCCCGGCGTCGCCGCGGTCCTGGCACGCTTGCCGAAGTTGCATCGCACGCTTTACCGGCTGATGGCGTTCGGCGGATCCCGAGTGCTGACCGACGTCACGACTCGTCCCACCTGGCGACGCCGGGCGGTGCAGGCCTACGCCCGGGCCTGCTTGCGAATCCAGGTGCGCGACAAGACGTTACGGGCCAAACTCCAACCGGACTATGAGCCGTTGTGTAAACGCCAGGTGGTGTCGGGAAGCTACTACCGGGCCATCCGCGCCGATAACGCCGACCTGGTCACCGACGACATCGCCGAAGTCACCCCCAACGGTATTCGCACCGCCGACGGCACCCACCGCGACACCGACGTCATCGTGCTGGCGACCGGCTTCCACGCCCACAACTACATGCGCCCCATGCGGTTGCTCGGCCGCGACGGGATCAGCATCGACGACGCCTGGGCGAAGGGCCCCCGCGCCTACCAGATGACCGCGATTCCCGGATTCCCGAACCTGTTCACGGTGTTGGGGCCCAATTCGCCCACCGGGTCGATCTCACTGCAGTACACCTCAGAACTGACCGCTCGCTACATCGCGCAGTGGCTGGCGAAGTTCCGGACCGGCGAGCTGGCCACCGTCGAGGTCACCGATCAGGCCACCACCCGGTTCAACGATGATGTCGCGATCGCGATGGGCCCGACGGTGTGGAACACCGGCTGCAACTCGTGGTACCTCACCGAGGGCGGCAACGTGGATCTGTGGCCGTTCGACCGCGCGACGATGAAGGCGATGCTGGGCAGCCCAGATCCGGCGGACTTCCACCTCAGCTGACCCAGCCACCTGGGCTGATGCGGCCCTCAGTCTTCGCCGCGTGCCACCGGCCGGGACGGATCCGCACTCCACTGCGACCATGACCCCGGGAACATGGCCGCCGAGCGGCCACTGGCGGCCAGTGCAGCGACGATCACCGTGGCACTGATTCCCGAACCGCAGTAAGCGCCCACCGTGTCGTCGGCACCGACACCGCGGTCGGCCAGCAGTCCGGCGATCGCGTGGTCGGGCAGGAAGGTGCCGTCGGCGTCCAGCAGAGCGGTAAACGGCAGGTTCTTCGCGCCCGGGATGTGACCGGCGGCCGCATCGATCGGCTCCACCTCGGCGCGGAACCGCTCGGGGGCGCGGGCGTCGAGCAACGCCAGCGAGCCGTCGCGGGCGCCGCCGCCCGCCTCGTCGGCGGTCAGCGTAGGCCGCAGGCCTTCATAGAGGTCTTCCGGCAGCAGGGTGACATTGCCCGGCGCGGGGGAGACCTCTCCGGTTTCCAATGCGCCGCCGGCCCTTGCCCAAGCCGGCAGGCCACCGTCGAGAATCCGGACGTGCGCCACCCCTGCGGTGGTCAGCAACCACCACAACCGTGCGGACGCCGCCCGATTCCAGTCGTCGTAGACGACTACCGGCCGATCACGCCGCACGCCCCATCGGCGGGCGGCGGCTTCCAGATTGCGGCCGGTCGGCAGCGGATGGCGGCCCCGACCGGGCACGGTGTGATCGGACAACTCGTCTTCGAGAGAGACATACACCGCGCCCGGCAGGTGGCCGTCAAGATATGCCTGACGCCCGTCCGGTGCTTCCA includes these proteins:
- a CDS encoding sulfurtransferase; the protein is MGPRSKVLITPAELTELVRAGDPVTILDVRWSLEAPDGRQAYLDGHLPGAVYVSLEDELSDHTVPGRGRHPLPTGRNLEAAARRWGVRRDRPVVVYDDWNRAASARLWWLLTTAGVAHVRILDGGLPAWARAGGALETGEVSPAPGNVTLLPEDLYEGLRPTLTADEAGGGARDGSLALLDARAPERFRAEVEPIDAAAGHIPGAKNLPFTALLDADGTFLPDHAIAGLLADRGVGADDTVGAYCGSGISATVIVAALAASGRSAAMFPGSWSQWSADPSRPVARGED
- a CDS encoding flavin-containing monooxygenase: MTAREPRVLIIGAGVAGITTAHVLREQGFTDVTVLEKGSDVGGVWYWNHYPGLRCDVPSQIYQFGFAPKPDWQHAWATGAAIQRYHRDVVEQLGLAELIRLDTEVTDAQWDERRHWVVTTAAGEELVADFLICATGVLHHPFIPEIPGLADFAGPVVHTARWDDALDTDGKRIAVIGTGSTGVQVVSALQPDAASIAHYVRSAQWILWAPMSLRQVPGVAAVLARLPKLHRTLYRLMAFGGSRVLTDVTTRPTWRRRAVQAYARACLRIQVRDKTLRAKLQPDYEPLCKRQVVSGSYYRAIRADNADLVTDDIAEVTPNGIRTADGTHRDTDVIVLATGFHAHNYMRPMRLLGRDGISIDDAWAKGPRAYQMTAIPGFPNLFTVLGPNSPTGSISLQYTSELTARYIAQWLAKFRTGELATVEVTDQATTRFNDDVAIAMGPTVWNTGCNSWYLTEGGNVDLWPFDRATMKAMLGSPDPADFHLS